A single region of the Schizosaccharomyces osmophilus chromosome 3, complete sequence genome encodes:
- the ccq1 gene encoding shelterin complex HEAT repeat subunit Ccq1, whose product MSEYQESMDSTIVNESDTKYEIFIPSNCSKKWISKEECPGFLEDAWLLKAANHKRKLDQSLDSSLDGEQPPIKQHETSFLHHEFDPAENDFLTQDVGDYPSTQQLFPTNKSSNSDSLSLPSSGFPKPEYSVLDVGLSMSPIQRKMMHRLVQYFAFCIDHFCTGPSDARIQEKIRLFLQSAHKIAKHPWLYEKEVRDGSHSPSAKPDENKSLTVPNISEHAKASSKFLFLKEFLESVLPKLHTPVFCFVSNDVLGNLLTTWLSSVSILVQSWSPDIEIQDNTDVSFWVCSSRHAPFTATLFNSDIRFGAVIFYDMDAYMGVTSTISYFPCPILRLLHINSVEHVIRSFQSSYNASFLVNIVGVLAALNSSTEENAQVADLNVFSNRAEHTGAITDADAKSVHLADVTNEAAGKVAEWINNEASPNSWPLQPLVDLAYFAVAEPKPSQESPSRVNETVLKYPDDNLFTFQVSQTPSKGSQEVASSFSNPATKSFPSQRGPDTSDFGQNYDLQGAAVQYLQRRLRMVEDELHEAVNVKNIKQTHADELEQQIAKLTDTLQDYREQVRGLKVELEKSHQKLETGKKSDSERSNEVADLKQQITHLSKQLDFGFKYIQNMPEDEVRGQLVDSNEQKYKLSQLNKTQKEDLDFITQQYQSASTSASEQTKEVARLQAENERLKTINEKVMEEVKSYSDARADALLAKVSSLEESLAILKNRTLPPL is encoded by the coding sequence ATGAGTGAGTATCAGGAATCTATGGATTCTACGATTGTGAATGAAAGTGATACCAAATATGAAATATTTATTCCATCCAATTGCTCAAAGAAATGGATATCCAAAGAGGAGTGTCCTGgatttttggaagatgCTTGGCTTTTGAAGGCAGCAAATCATAAACGCAAGTTAGACCAGTCGCtcgattcttctttggatgGTGAACAACCTCCAATTAAGCAACATGAGACGAGCTTCCTCCACCATGAATTTGATCCGGCAGAAAACGATTTTTTGACGCAAGATGTCGGCGACTACCCCTCAACGCAGCAACTATTCCCTACAAACAAGTCCTCCAATTCGGATTCGCTATCGTTACCTTCCTCTGGATTTCCCAAACCCGAATATTCCGTTTTGGACGTAGGGCTCTCTATGTCTCCCATCCAGCGTAAAATGATGCATCGCCTTGTCCaatattttgctttttgcaTCGACCACTTCTGCACAGGTCCAAGTGATGCGCGcatccaagaaaaaattcgCTTATTTTTACAGTCAGCTCATAAGATTGCTAAACACCCTTGGCTTTACGAAAAGGAGGTTCGCGATGGGTCACACTCGCCGTCTGCTAAACCAGACGAGAATAAATCACTCACTGTCCCAAACATATCCGAACACGCCAAAGCCTCTTCtaaattccttttcttgaaGGAATTTTTAGAGTCTGTTTTACCCAAGCTTCATACACCAGTTTTCTGCTTTGTTTCCAATGATGTTCTTGGTAATTTGCTCACGACATGGCTATCTTCAGTATCGATTTTGGTACAATCTTGGTCGCCAGACATAGAAATTCAAGATAACACAGACGTTTCATTCTGGGTATGCTCTTCAAGGCATGCCCCATTTACGGCTACTCTTTTCAACTCTGATATTCGTTTTGGTGCTGTAATATTTTACGACATGGATGCCTATATGGGCGTTACTAGCACAATTTCTTATTTTCCTTGTCCAATTCTTCGACTTCTTCATATAAATTCGGTGGAACATGTCATCAGAAGCTTCCAGTCTTCTTATAATGCAAGCTTTCTTGTCAACATTGTTGGCGTGTTGGCTGCTCTTAATTCCTCTACGGAAGAAAACGCTCAGGTCGCAGACCTTAATGTGTTTTCGAACCGTGCCGAGCATACTGGTGCTATTACCGATGCTGATGCAAAGTCTGTACACCTTGCCGATGTTACAAATGAGGCAGCAGGTAAAGTAGCTGAATGGATTAATAATGAAGCCTCGCCTAACTCTTGGCCATTGCAGCCTTTAGTAGACCTTGCTTATTTCGCCGTTGCAGAACCTAAACCCTCTCAAGAGTCCCCTTCTCGTGTTAATGAAACCGTCTTAAAATATCCAGATGACAACCTTTTCACCTTCCAAGTATCTCAAACTCCTTCCAAAGGATCTCAGGAAGTagcttcttccttttcgaATCCGGCAACTAAATCATTTCCTTCGCAGCGAGGGCCAGATACCTCTGATTTTGGACAAAATTATGATTTACAGGGTGCCGCTGTCCAGTATTTGCAGAGAAGATTACGAATGGTTGAAGATGAGTTGCACGAAGCTGTCAACgtgaaaaatataaaacaaactcATGCTGATGAATTGGAACAACAAATAGCTAAACTTACAGATACTTTACAGGATTATCGAGAACAAGTACGAGGACTCAAAGTCGAACTCGAAAAATCCCATCAAAAGTTGGAAACAGGAAAGAAGAGTGATTCCGAAAGGTCAAATGAGGTTGCTGATTTAAAACAGCAAATTACACATTTATCCAAACAATTGGATTTTGGCTTTAAATACATTCAAAATATGCCAGAAGACGAAGTTCGTGGCCAACTCGTAGATTCCaatgaacaaaaatataaacttAGCCAGCTTAAtaaaactcaaaaagaagatttggatTTTATTACGCAGCAATATCAAAGTGCTTCCACATCCGCTAGCGAGCAAACCAAGGAAGTTGCCAGACTACAAGCTGAAAATGAACGACTTAAAACgattaatgaaaaagttatgGAAGAAGTAAAATCTTACAGTGATGCTAGAGCTGACGCTTTGCTTGCTAAAGTTTCATCACTTGAAGAGTCTCTTGCTATACTAAAAAACAGGACCTTACCGCCTCTATGA
- the srp54 gene encoding signal recognition particle subunit Srp54 yields the protein MVFADLGRRLNSALGDFSKATSVNEELVDNLLKTICTALLETDVNVRLVQTLRSNIKKKINISNLPQGINGKRIVQKTVFDELCTLVDPQVQAFTPKKGKPSVIMMVGLQGSGKTTTCTKLALQYQRKGLKSCLVAADTFRAGAFDQLKQNAIKARVPFYGSYTETDPVVIAQEGVEKFKKDRFDVIIVDTSGRHQQEKELFAEMVEISEAIQPDQTIMILDASIGQAAEPQAKAFKETANFGAVIITKLDGHAKGGGALSAVAATNTPIVFIGTGEHINDLEKFSPRSFISKLLGMGDLEGLMEHVQSLNLDKKNMVKNLEQGKFTVRDFRDQLGNIMKLGPLSKMASMIPGMSNMMQGMNDEDGAIRMKRMLYIVDSMTEQELDSDGLTFTQQPSRVFRVAKGSGTSVIEVEETISQVRIFAQMAKTMGGKDGILGKLGGNPAAGLKKDPRQMAAMQKRLQSMGGGGMPDFNPGSMNFGDISKMASSLMGGGGGGPGGFDLKGMMNQLQGAAKPPRRR from the exons ATGGTATTCGCAGATTTAGGACGTCGTTTAAATTCTGCCCTGGGCGATTTCTCCAAGGCTACATCTGTCAATGAAGAG CTTGTCGATaatcttttaaaaactATTTGCACTGCTTTATTGGAAACGGATGTCAATGTTCGACTCGTTCAAACATTAAGGAGCaatattaaaaagaaaattaatatTAGCAATCTTCCTCAAGGCATTAATGGAAAGCgaattgttcaaaaaactGTCTTTGATGAGCTTTGTACTTTGGTTGATCCCCAAGTTCAAGCTTTCACACCTAAAAAGGGAAAGCCGTCGGTAATTATGATGGTTGGTCTTCAAGGTAGCGGTAAGACCACCACATGTACCAAGCTAGCCTTACAGtatcaaagaaaaggtCTAAAGTCTTGCTTAGTTGCTGCAGATACATTTCGTGCAGGTGCTTTTGATCAATTAAAACAGAATGCTATTAAAGCTCGTGTACCCTTTTACGGTAGCTACACTGAAACGGATCCGGTTGTTATTGCCCAGGAAGGTGTagagaaattcaaaaaagatCGGTTTGACGTTATTATCGTGGATACCTCTGGTAGACATcaacaagagaaagaacTTTTTGCTGAAATGGTTGAAATTTCCGAAGCTATCCAACCAGATCAAACAATAATGATTCTTGATGCTAGTATTGGTCAGGCTGCTGAACCTCaagcaaaagcttttaaGGAAACTGCAAACTTTGGGGCCGTCATTATTACAAAGTTAGACGGCCACGCTAAGGGTGGTGGTGCTCTGTCTGCGGTGGCAGCAACTAATACTCccattgtttttattgGTACTGGTGAGCACATTAATGACTTGGAGAAATTCTCCCCTCGATCGTTTATTTCCAAGCTTTTAGGAATGGGTGATTTGGAAGGTCTCATGGAACACGTCCAATCGTTAAATTtagacaaaaagaatatggTTAAAAACCTTGAGCAAGGAAAGTTTACCGTTCGTGATTTTCGAGATCAGCTTGGTAACATTATGAAACTCGGACCATTAAGTAAAATGGCCAGTATGATTCCCGGTATGAGCAATATGATGCAAGGCATGAATGATGAAGATGGAGCTATACGtatgaaaagaatgctTTATATTGTCGATTCAATGACTGAACAAGAACTCGATTCTGATGGTCTTACTTTTACACAGCAACCCTCTCGTGTTTTCCGTGTAGCCAAGGGCAGTGGTACCAGTGTTATTGAGGTCGAAGAAACTATATCTCAGGTTCGTATTTTTGCACAGATGGCCAAAACCATGGGAGGGAAAGATGGTATATTGGGCAAGCTTGGTGGAAATCCAGCTGCCGGTCTCAAAAAGGATCCTCGCCAAATGGCAGCTATGCAAAAGCGTCTTCAGTCAATGGGTGGGGGTGGCATGCCAGACTTCAACCCTGGTTCAATGAACTTTGGTGATATCTCTAAAATGGCGAGTAGTTTGATGGGCGGCGGAGGTGGTGGGCCCGGAGGTTTTGATCTTAAGGGCATGATGAATCAATTGCAAGGTGCGGCAAAGCCTCCTCGGAGACGTTAA
- the cnd3 gene encoding condensin complex non-SMC subunit Cnd3, translating into MSALQVIASSQNSVSSHRKLCNKLFALRLQEAFLQDVFQSINIILTVRKGNTNADRVLRFIVTFINYLQQKDPETDIAQPVLKHALRGLDAKDKTIRFRSCQVVARVINSVKEIDDDIYSILREKLLDRVVDRESFVRLEAVIALSRLQEDTQEEENDVRNMLLFLLQNDPSPDVRRAVLLNIEVSKATLPFILERARDVDATNRKCVYSKVVPKIGDFRYLSIKKRVRILKWGMNDRDESVQQAAANMLAYQWIESADNNLLELLERLDVVQNSEVANLAIKCFFTTRLETLTEIEFPDQFWMELTAESALLARSFSEVCAEKNFGELAEKIPEVSQLTFFIEKQYVALRDKSTYEEASFIIEQLLLIALNQDMADEIGRRKLLKSLTNSLSTSLLTETLISLHVELLKKLCTTETDFCSLLVEIITDIFEQGHIEPTKESQLEQTPPKSPQEKEKDAASSPLPSNMEEDEANEETEEYKEAFNEIRCLSYVQALFENISSPLNENLYVVDLLKSLIIPAVKSHDLPIREKGLECLSLVCLLNSDLAFENIPLYLHCLEKGTDNLKIIALRTLTDIFLQHGKERFSNFDEQFSSLLLENLFNIDEAEFQTLSAEAIAKLLVIVHYRDEVFLKPLIIQYFEPNTVENYALRQVLGYFFPVYVYGSPENQWKVAEVFCDTLLNLLEVYRDIDEDDLQLSTSQIALQMLDWTDHEKLFEKKVNSDSSTENQKIHLHLANNIFESLPRASEGKERKLIVSLLGKLNIPETLPSEDFSKSIRKLQTFENYGLTLDSASMNILSRFDTMLRNNEETAREREEQEAKSDEDRPEEVNEIKETEDKEEEPAANNDFNLETTNQDHSMTVDTDEEVNIKEEED; encoded by the exons ATGTCTGCTTTACAGGTCATTGCATCCAGCCAAAATTCCGTTTCGAGCCACAGAAAGCTGTGTAATAAATTATTCGCTTTACGGCTTCAAGAAGCCTTCTTACAGGATGTTTTTCAATCCATAAACATTATTTTAACAGtgagaaaaggaaacacGAATGCTGATCGCGTGCTTCGGTTTATTGTCACATTCATTAATTATCTTCAACAGAAGGATCCCGAAACCGACATTGCTCAACCAGTTTTAAAGCACGCTTTAAGAGGGTTAGATGCGAAAGATAAAACGATACGCTTTCGTAGCTGTCAGGTCGTAGCCAGAGTCATCAATTCCgtgaaagaaattgatgatGACATATACAGCATCCTTCGTGAGAAATTACTTGACCGTGTAGTAGACAGAGAGTCATTTGTAAGATTGGAGGCTGTCATCGCGCTTTCTCGTCTTCAAGAAGATACACAAGAGGAGGAAAACGATGTTCGTAATATgctattatttttattacaaaatgaTCCTAGTCCTGATGTTCGAAGAGCCGTTTTGCTGAATATTGAAGTAAGTAAAGCTACTCTACCGTTTATTCTTGAGCGTGCCAGAGACGTAGATGCTACCAATCGAAAATGCGTCTACTCTAAAGTCGTTCCTAAAATCGGTGACTTTCGATACCTCAGTATCAAAAAGCGAGTTCGTATTTTAAAATGGGGTATGAATGATAGAGATGAGAGTGTTCAACAGGCAGCGGCCAATATGCTAGCGTATCAGTGGATAGAAAGCGCAGATAATAATTTGTTGGAATTATTAGAGCGTTTGGATGTCGTCCAAAATTCAGAGGTTGCCAATTTAGCAatcaaatgcttttttaCTACTCGCTTGGAAACGCTCACCGAAATTGAATTCCCCGATCAGTTCTGGATGGAGTTAACGGCAGAGTCTGCTCTCCTTGCTAGATCGTTTAGCGAAGTTTGCGCTGAGAAAAACTTTGGAGAACTTGCAGAAAAAATACCTGAAGTAAGTCAATTAAcatttttcattgaaaaacaatatgTCGCTTTACGAGACAAATCTACTTATGAGGAGGCTTCATTTATCATTGAACAGCTATTGCTTATCGCTTTGAATCAAGATATGGCTGATGAAATTGGAAGACGTAAATTATTAAAGAGTTTAACTAACAGTCTTTCCACTTCGTTGCTTACGGAAACTTTAATATCTCTTCATGTGGAATTACTGAAAAAGTTGTGTACTACCGAAACCGATTTTTGCTCATTACTGGTGGAGATCATTACTGATATTTTTGAACAGGGCCATATTGAACCAACAAAGGAATCCCAGCTCGAGCAGACTCCCCCAAAGTCACCCcaggaaaaagaaaaagatgctGCTTCTTCTCCGCTTCCCTCCAatatggaagaagatgagGCTAATGAGGAGACCGAAGAATATAAGGAAGCATTTAATGAGATTAGGTGCCTTTCTTATGTACAAGCCTTATTCGAAAATATATCTTCTCCACTAAATGAAAACTTATACGTCGTTGATTTACTGAAGTCTTTAATTATACCTGCTGTAAAATCACACGATCTCCCAATCCGTGAAAAAGGTTTAGAATGTTTGAGCTTAGTTTGTCTCCTAAATAGTGATTTGgcctttgaaaatattcctttatatttacactgcttggaaaaaggaacagataatttaaaaatcaTTGCCCTTCGAACTTTGACTGATATCTTTCTCCAACATGGCAAGGAGCGATTCTCCAATTTTGATGAGCAGTTTTCGTCGTTGCTGCTTGAAAATCTTTTTAACATTGACGAGGCCGAATTCCAAACCCTTAGTGCTGAAGCAATTGCGAAGCTCTTAGTAATTGTTCATTATAGAGACGAGGTG tttctAAAGCCTTTAATAATCCAGTATTTTGAACCTAATACTGTTGAGAACTATGCTTTGCGCCAGGTGCTGGGTTATTTCTTTCCAGTTTATGTATATGGATCACCCGAAAATCAGTGGAAAGTTGCAGAG GTATTTTGCGACACGTTGTTGAATTTGCTGGAAGTATATCGTGATatagatgaagatgatcTTCAATTGTCAACTTCCCAGATTGCTTTGCAAATGCTTGACTGGACCGACCacgaaaaactttttgagaaaaaagTTAATAGCGATTCCTCCacagaaaatcaaaaaattcatttgcaCTTGGCGAACAACATATTTGAAAGCTTGCCTCGTGCGTCCGAAG gaaaagagagaaaacTCATAGTTTCTTTGCTTGGAAAATTAAACATTCCTGAGACTTTACCTTCTGAGGACTTTAGCAAATCCATTAGGAAATTACAAACGTTTGAGAAT TATGGCTTAACGCTGGATTCTGCTAGCATGAATATTCTATCAAGGTTTGATACAATGTTAAGAAATAACGAAGAAACGGCGCGTGAGAGAGAAGAACAAGAGGCGAAAAGTGATGAAGACCGCCCAGAAGAGGTGaacgaaatcaaagaaactgaagacaaagaagaagaacctGCTGCTAATAATGACTTTAATCTTGAAACAACAAATCAAGATCACTCAATGACAGTTGATACTGATGAAGAGGTAAACATcaaagaggaagaggacTAA
- the par1 gene encoding serine/threonine protein phosphatase PP2A regulatory subunit B-56 Par1 has product MKGIKSKMLSRGKTQDSQKSSKKKESKKSSSHESSKSSSKESSPVESPNNVMGAQNDYLSVPKHSSKKVPIDTTPTPRDEILLENVRTVRKQRSSLYHISENRMLVRLPSFSDVPITAWHSLALEKLEQCCVLFDFNDPSTDLYGKEVKREALQDLIDLVSVRKEAIDESLYPSIVHMFSVNVFRPLPPPSNPLGEVVDLEEDEPALEVAWPHLHLVYDFFLRFFESPSLNTSIAKVYINQKFIRKLLVLFDSEDPRERDFLKTILHRIYGKFLSLRAFIRRSINNLFLQYIYENEQFSGIAELLEILGSIINGFALPLKEEHKVFLSRVLIPMHKAKSLALYYPQIAYGIVQFVEKDSSVTEEVILGLLRYWPKINSGKEVLFLNELEDIVEVMEPSEFLKVQIPLFHKLASCISSQNFQVAERALYFFNNDYFVHLVEENVDVILPIIYPALFEISKSHWNRVINSMVCNVLKLFMDINSSLFDEVDTEYSEAINKKEKEEQERKERWLILESIANENASKMKASKNISVQTTTEQLKKISIETPDD; this is encoded by the exons atgaagggcattaaaagtaaaatg CTCTCTAGGGGTAAAACGCAGGACTCACAGAAGTctagcaaaaagaaagagagtAAAAAGTCCTCTTCCCAtgaatcttcaaaatcttcttctaaagag TCATCGCCTGTTGAATCTCCCAACAATGTTATGGGTGCTCAGAATGATTATCTTTCAGTCCCCAAGCATTCAAGTAAAAAGGTTCCAATTGATACGACTCCTACTCCGAGAGACGAGATTCTGCTAGAGAATGTTCGAACTGTACGAAAGCAAAGATCTTCTTTATACCACATATCTGAAAATCGAATGCTCGTTCgtcttccttctttttcag ATGTCCCTATCACTGCATGGCATTCCTTGGCCttggaaaaattagaaCAATGCTGTGTTTTGTTTGACTTTAATGATCCGTCCACTGATTTATATGGTAAGGAGGTGAAGCGCGAGGCCCTGCAAGATTTGATAGATTTGGTTTCTGTTCGGAAAGAAGCAATAGATGAGTCTTTATATCCCTCCATTGTACATATGTTCTCCGTTAATGTTTTTCGCCCTTTACCACCCCCTTCGAACCCTCTCGGCGAAGTCGTGGatttagaagaagatgaaccTGCATTAGAAGTGGCATGGCCTCATTTACATCTTGTttatgacttttttttgaggtTTTTTGAGTCCCCGTCACTCAACACTTCTATTGCAAAAGTATATATCaaccaaaaatttattCGTAAACtacttgttttgtttgacAGTGAAGATCCTCGTGAAAgggattttttgaaaaccatTCTTCATAGAATTTACGgaaaatttctttcgttgCGTGCTTTCATTCGAAGGTCTATCAacaatttgtttcttcaatatattTACGAGAATGAGCAGTTTAGCGGAATTGCTGAACTCCTTGAAATCCTGGGCAGTATTATCAACGGGTTTGCACTTCCATTAAAGGAAGAACATAAGGTTTTCTTATCCCGTGTTTTAATCCCTATGCATAAGGCAAAATCTCTCGCCCTTTATTATCCACAAATTGCTTATGGTATCGTGCAATTTGTGGAAAAAGATTCCTCCGTGACTGAAGAG GTCATTCTAGGTCTTCTTCGCTACTGGCCAAAGATCAATAGTGGGAAagaagttttatttttgaatgaattgGAAGATATCGTTGAAGTGATGGAACCGTCTGAATTTCTAAAAGTCCAAATACCGCTATTTCATAAATTAGCTTCTTGCATATCTAGCCAAAATTTTCAAGTTGCCGAGCGTgctttatatttctttaaCAACGATTATTTTGTGCATCTGGTTGAAGAAAACGTAGATGTCATTTTGCCTATTATATATCCTGCTCTCTTtgaaatatcaaaaagcCATTGGAACAG GGTTATCAACTCAATGGTTTGtaatgttttgaaattgtttATGGAtataaattcttctttattcGACGAAGTTGATACAGAATACTCTGAAGcgataaacaaaaaagaaaaggaagaacaagaaaggaaagaaaggtGGCTTATCCTTGAGTCTATTGCGAATGAAAATGCCTCTAAAATGAAAGCATCGAAAAATATATCGGTACAGACAACTACGgaacaattaaaaaaaatatcgaTCGAAACTCCAGACGATTAG